A DNA window from Eriocheir sinensis breed Jianghai 21 chromosome 22, ASM2467909v1, whole genome shotgun sequence contains the following coding sequences:
- the LOC127002160 gene encoding ATP-dependent RNA helicase SUV3 homolog, mitochondrial-like: MLCARRVLSAVQQGPGAAGTCRRRLWAACLGSPAPLQPRRDSRQEIIESRPKPVSVMVSAWRMKHRNRGGGGGGGRENGKHDISHLFIPVPVKARQDEINVGEEMAGPLKKEDILRILNRFYTNDTVKELAKENGLDNYLYQQTFISFRKFCLESESLPVDLHIIISDVVQGAGHIHDIYPTFLKHAQKIFPHLICMDDLYKISDLSNPPNWYTEARALNRKVIFHAGPTNSGKTYHAMERFLSAESGIYCGPLKLLASEVFNKSNSRGTPCDLVTGEERRFGNTDGVAANHVACTVEMASVNTPYEVAVIDEIQMVRDPTRGWAWTRALLGLNAKEIHVCGEASAIGLVNELAIAAGEEVEVRRYKRLTDLTIEDYALQTLDNVHPGDCIVCFSKRDIHQVTREIERRGHEVAVIYGGLPPGTKLAQAHKFNDPNHPCNILVATDAIGMGLNLSIRRIIFYSLIRPNINEKGEIEMETISVSSALQIAGRAGRYGTQWDHGYVTTMKSEDHSTLCRLLSHVPDDIEQAGLHPTADQIELFAYHLPSYTLSNLVDVFVNLCTMDSSLYFMCLMDDFKFLADLIQHIPLPLRSRYVLCCSPINKKMPFVCAMFLKFTRQLSQNEAATLDWLCHQVKWPFSTPSTLLDLVHLEEVYDVFDLYLWLSYRFPDMFPEGDLVRDLQRELDGLIEDGVTQIVRLLRNSDSRTSNTAAETEDTFIMDQRKKSSSRGNRTLSMANAETILQDAAAAQKGKLPGQPRKKTMSRGTLTDRLLAQGLLSPKMLAELQREWQIQGSEDGENDDGSSSGRPRRNKPGKR; encoded by the exons ATGCTGTGTGCTCGCCGGGTCCTCAGCGCGGTGCAGCAGGGTCCAGGGGCCGCCGGTACCTGCAGGAGGCGGCTGTGGGCGGCCTGCCTGGGCTCGCCGGCGCCGCTGCAGCCTCGCCGGGACTCAAG GCAGGAAATAATTGAATCAAGACCCAAGCCTGTCTCCGTCATGGTCTCTGCTTGGAGGATGAAACACAGaaatcgaggtggtggtggtggtggtggtcgagagaACGGCAAGCATGACATATCACACCTCTTCATTCCAGTGCCAGTTAAG GCAAGACAGGATGAGATAAATGTCGGGGAGGAAATGGCTGGACCTCTGAAGAAAGAAGACATTCTGCGCATCCTCAATCGTTTTTACACAAATGATACCGTCAAAGAGTTAGCCAAAGAAAATGGCTTGGATA ATTACCTCTACCAGCAGACCTTCATCAGTTTTCGCAAGTTCTGCCTCGAGTCTGAGAGTCTTCCCGTTGACCTGCACATCATCATCAGCGATGTCGTTCAG GGTGCTGGACACATTCATGACATCTACCCAACCTTCCTGAAGCATGCCCAGAAGATTTTTCCCCATCTCATATGTATGGATGACCTTTACAAAATATCAGACCTGTCAAACCCCCCAAACTG GTACACAGAAGCAAGAGCACTCAATCGAAAGGTGATTTTTCATGCTGGACCAACAAATAGTGGCAAGACCTACCACGCGATGGAAAGATTTCTGAGTGCTGAGTCTGGCATTTACTGCGGCCCCCTCAAGTTGCTGGCTAGTGAGGTCTTCAACAAAAGCAACAGCCGG GGTACACCATGTGACTTGGTAACTGGTGAAGAAAGAAGGTTTGGCAACACTGACGGCGTTGCAGCCAACCACGTGGCCTGCACTGTAGAGATGGCGTCTGTCAACACCCCTT ATGAAGTCGCCGTTATTGACGAGATTCAGATGGTTCGTGATCCCACCCGGGGCTGGGCTTGGACGAGAGCCTTGCTGGGTCTGAATGCTAAGGAAATCCATGTGTGTGGGGAAGCATCTGCGATTGGACTTGTCAATGAACTGGCCATCGCTGccggggaggaagtggag GTCAGAAGGTACAAGAGATTAACGGACTTGACGATAGAAGACTACGCCCTGCAGACGCTGGACAACGTACATCCAGGGGACTGTATCGTTTGCTTCAGCAAGAGAGACATCCATCAGGTGACCCGGGAGATTGAGCGCAGAGGTCATGAAGTTGCCGTCATTTATGGAG gGCTCCCTCCAGGCACCAAGCTGGCTCAGGCTCACAAGTTTAATGACCCAAACCATCCGTGCAATATTCTGGTTGCAACGGACGCCATCGGAATGGGACTTAACCT GAGCATTCGCCGCATCATCTTCTACTCCCTCATCCGCCCAAACATCAACGAGAAGggggagatagagatggagaCTATCAGTGTGTCATCGGCCCTGCAAATCGCTGGCCGGGCGGGACGATACGGGACCCAGTGGGATCAT GGTTATGTCACTACAATGAAGTCTGAAGATCACTCCACCCTGTGTAGGCTGCTGTCACATGTGCCAGATGATATTGAGCAGGCAGGACTGCACCCAACAGCTGATCAAATAGAACTGTTTGCCTATCACCTGCCCAGCTACACACTCTCCAATCTCGTTGATGTTTTTGTGAATCTGTGCACCATGGACTCCTCTCTCTACTTCATGTGCCTGATGGATGACTTCAAATTCCTTGCTGACTTGATCCAGCACATTCCTCTGCCCCTTCGCTCCCGCTACGTCCTCTGCTGCTCTCCCATCAATAAGAAGATGCCTTTCGTGTGTGCCATGTTCCTTAAGTTCACACGGCAGTTGTCCCAGAACGAGGCTGCCACCCTAGACTGGCTGTGTCATCAAGTGAAGTGGCCGTTCTCCACCCCTTCTACCCTGCTGGACCTGGTGCACCTGGAGGAAGTTTACGACGTCTTTGACCTCTACCTGTGGCTCAGTTACCGCTTCCCTGACATGTTTCCTGAGGGAGACTTAGTGAGGGACCTGCAGAGGGAGCTGGATGGTTTGATAGAGGATGGCGTTACTCAGATTGTGAGGCTCCTGCGCAACTCTGATTCCCGCACCTCCAACACGGCTGCAGAAACAGAGGACACCTTCATCATGGACCAGCGCAAGAAAAGCTCGTCCAGAGGAAATCGTACTCTGTCCATGGCCAATGCAGAGACTATCCTTCAAGATGCTGCGGCGGCCCAGAAAGGGAAGCTTCCTGGACAGCCTAGAAAAAAGACCATGAGCCGGGGGACCCTCACGGATCGCCTCCTTGCTCAGGGCCTTCTGTCACCTAAAATGTTGGCCGAGCTGCAGAGGGAGTGGCAGATACAGGGCTCGGAAGATGGGGAGAATGATGATGGAAGCTCCTCTGGCAGACCAAGGAGAAATAAGCCTGGAAAAAGATGA